In Listeria monocytogenes, the following proteins share a genomic window:
- a CDS encoding efflux RND transporter periplasmic adaptor subunit, with translation MKKWVKWLIVIVIIAVVAVGAVFLLSKNSGSVTQEKLVTAKVKQGEMKINATGTGAISPQNTQVPDYDELQLVAQMDELDIPNIKKDQEVKITVTALPDKTYTGKVKEIAEQGQVQNGVSSFSVIISLDKTDDLKAGMTADASILVNEKKDALYVPIEAVQKDSDDKYYVLVPEEKDNGQTKKVKKFVETGLHNEDNIEITKGVKKDEKVILPTQETATVPGAPS, from the coding sequence ATGAAAAAATGGGTTAAATGGTTAATTGTTATCGTTATTATCGCAGTAGTAGCCGTTGGTGCGGTTTTCTTGCTGTCGAAAAATAGTGGCTCCGTAACACAAGAAAAATTAGTTACAGCCAAAGTGAAACAAGGAGAAATGAAAATCAATGCTACAGGAACAGGCGCGATTTCTCCACAAAACACACAAGTTCCGGATTACGATGAGCTTCAATTAGTAGCGCAAATGGATGAACTTGATATTCCTAACATCAAGAAAGACCAAGAAGTAAAAATCACCGTAACAGCACTTCCTGACAAAACATACACAGGAAAAGTCAAAGAAATCGCAGAACAAGGGCAAGTCCAAAACGGCGTATCTAGCTTCTCTGTCATCATTTCACTAGATAAAACAGACGACTTAAAAGCAGGGATGACTGCCGACGCTTCCATTTTAGTAAATGAGAAAAAAGACGCACTATACGTACCGATTGAAGCTGTTCAAAAAGACAGTGACGACAAATATTACGTGTTAGTTCCAGAAGAAAAAGACAATGGCCAAACGAAAAAAGTGAAGAAATTTGTAGAAACTGGTCTTCATAACGAAGATAATATCGAAATCACTAAAGGCGTTAAAAAGGACGAAAAAGTAATCCTTCCTACACAAGAAACTGCAACGGTTCCAGGTGCTCCTAGCTAA